In Thermococcus thioreducens, a genomic segment contains:
- a CDS encoding iron-sulfur cluster assembly protein, with product MRAEEVLDLLRGVENPFTGMDIVSEGLVTKVIVEEDKTTIYVAFARNTPVHPFAMAVNWPIQARIVRDMVKVLGGKLGYFEIVDDTTLQRYYPLEDEMEV from the coding sequence TTGAGGGCTGAGGAGGTACTGGATCTCCTGAGAGGTGTTGAAAACCCCTTCACAGGCATGGACATAGTCAGCGAGGGCCTCGTCACAAAGGTGATCGTGGAGGAGGACAAGACCACGATATACGTTGCCTTTGCCCGGAACACTCCGGTACATCCCTTTGCCATGGCAGTCAACTGGCCGATTCAGGCCAGAATCGTGAGGGACATGGTAAAGGTTTTAGGTGGGAAGCTGGGATACTTTGAGATAGTTGACGACACCACCCTGCAGAGGTACTACCCTCTTGAAGATGAAATGGAGGTATAG
- a CDS encoding ArsA family ATPase → MREFLLPKEGFRAVFVIGKGGVGKTTTSAALATAIAKKGYKTLIVSLDPAHNLGDVFMVKLSDKPKELRENLYASELDMEKLIKGYLKHLEDNLKHMYRYLTVINLEKYFEVLSFSPGIEEYATLEAVRNILLDGDSWDVIVFDTPPTGLTLRVLALPRISLIWADKLIEIRKKILERRRMIAKVHGDRKFQLEGEEFILPKEEEEDPVMKELLEYRKEVEFVERVITDPNKTSVVAVMNPEMLPLYETERAYESLKKFQIPLNMIVINKVITVEREIPEIKVKLDAQKRVLEEIERKFPKTEIIKVPMFAEEPRGLEWLERLGGMVLEG, encoded by the coding sequence ATGAGGGAGTTCTTGCTTCCAAAGGAAGGCTTTCGGGCGGTTTTTGTGATAGGCAAAGGCGGTGTCGGTAAGACCACAACCAGCGCCGCTCTAGCAACGGCCATCGCGAAGAAGGGGTACAAAACGCTCATAGTGTCTCTCGATCCAGCACACAATCTCGGCGACGTTTTCATGGTAAAGCTCTCGGACAAGCCGAAGGAGCTGAGAGAAAACCTCTACGCGAGCGAGCTTGACATGGAGAAGCTCATAAAGGGCTACCTTAAGCACCTGGAGGACAACCTCAAGCACATGTACCGCTATCTGACCGTGATAAACCTGGAGAAGTACTTTGAGGTTCTGAGCTTTTCCCCAGGAATAGAGGAGTACGCCACCCTTGAAGCCGTTAGGAACATACTTCTTGATGGAGATAGTTGGGACGTGATAGTCTTTGACACGCCCCCGACGGGCCTAACACTCCGTGTTCTGGCCCTGCCCAGGATATCCCTGATCTGGGCCGACAAGCTCATCGAGATAAGGAAGAAGATACTGGAACGGAGGAGGATGATAGCCAAGGTTCACGGTGATCGTAAGTTCCAGCTGGAGGGGGAGGAGTTCATCCTTCCAAAGGAGGAGGAAGAGGATCCCGTGATGAAAGAGCTTCTGGAATACAGAAAGGAGGTGGAGTTCGTCGAGCGAGTAATAACAGACCCCAATAAGACATCCGTGGTTGCCGTCATGAACCCCGAGATGCTTCCGCTGTACGAGACAGAAAGGGCCTACGAGAGCCTCAAGAAGTTCCAGATTCCCCTCAACATGATAGTGATAAACAAAGTGATAACTGTCGAGAGGGAAATACCGGAAATAAAGGTCAAGCTGGACGCCCAGAAGAGGGTTCTCGAAGAGATCGAAAGAAAGTTCCCGAAGACGGAGATAATCAAAGTGCCTATGTTCGCCGAGGAACCCCGTGGACTGGAATGGCTCGAAAGGCTCGGAGGCATGGTTCTTGAGGGCTGA